The Brassica napus cultivar Da-Ae chromosome C7, Da-Ae, whole genome shotgun sequence genomic interval TGTGTCTCTCTCAAGCCCATACACACATTCTCACTCTGTTTTCTTACAACTCAAATCTCTTTTTCTATCTCTTTCGACTTATATTTGCAAACAATAAATGGGTAAATTTTTGAGTTTGTTAGTTTAATACATAAACACATGCTGATATGTTTTACCTGTCCTCATCTGTTTTTCTGTTATTTTCAGTAAGATTCATCGAAGAAAACACAAAACCGGAGAAAATTGAAACAGGAGACAAATCAAAAACGGATGCAACATTAACGGTGAAGACGAAAGTTCTTCAAGATCTTATCATCAACAATGGAGGAGGATTAATAAATTCATGGGTTGATTCCATGAGAGCTTGTTCACCTACTCACCTCAAATCTTCGATGAAACAAAGCTCTTGGCTCGTAAGTACATCATTAAGATCAAGCTATAACGTCTACTTATCTATGTTATATTTATTCTCTTATAATAAACGAGGTTTGTATAACTTTCGCAGACAGAACATCCATCAGCTTTAGATATGTTCGACGAGATTCTTAATGTTTCCGAAGGAAAAAAAATCGTTATGTTCTTGGATTATGATGGCACTTTATCTCCCATTGTGGATGATCCAGACCGAGCTTTCATGTCTAAGGAGGTTCATTTCTAAAacctatttatatataataaaaataaatctactaattataaaaaatgttttgcattcTAATTTTGCTTTTATGTATAGATGAGAAGAACAGTGAGAAAACTAGCAAAATGTTTTCCTACTGCCATAGTTAGTGGAAGATGCAGAGAAaaggtataaatgtataataataaaaatatcaaattagcATAATTTAATTAGTAGTGATCACCTATTGAAGCTAATTATAGTAATTCTGACAATTTTCAGGTTTATAATTTTGTGAAACTGACTGAGTTGTACTATGCTGGAAGTCATGGAATGGACATCAAAGGACCAGAGCAAGGGTCCAAGTATAAGGATGTAAGTTACTAATATATCATTAATAACTTTTCTAAGAAGGATTATTAAAaactttttccttttcattctcATTCGTTATTGCAAAAACAACAGGATAAATCTCTTCTTTGCCAACCAGCTACAGAGTTCCTCCCCATGATCGACGAGGTCACATTCTCCTTCAAGATTTCTCGTATAGCTGAacaatagaagaagaaaaactactTCATTGTTACTTACACTATTTAATATGTCTTTGTTCAGGTCTATCAAAAATTAGTggataaaacaaattttactcCCGGAGCCAACATAGAGAACAATAAATTTTGTGTCTCTGTTCATTTCCGACGCGTCGATGAGAAAGTAcgataatgttctttctttcaATAATTAGTTATTAGtgtaataagaaataaaattaaacaatcaatttatttatttatattgacAGAACTGGAGTGATTTGGCTAATCAAGTTCGATCAGTCATGAAGGACTACCCTGAGCTCCGACTTACTCAAGGAAGAAAAGTAAGATACTATTAGTAAAGTGGTTTCTATATTTAAGGTGACAAGAGTTTTTTTCCTTAATTAGCGAGTTTGTGTTTTGGTATGTCGTTCAGGTTTTGGAAATTCGTCCTATCATTAAATGGGATAAAGGCAAAGCAGTCGAGTTTTTATTAGAGTCCCTTGGTAACTTCTTCATCGACTAATTAGTAATGAGTAACATGATTAATGTTGAGATCAATAGcagtattaattaaaatagtgtTGCCTTTTGTAGGATACGCCAATTGTACCGACGTTTTCCCCCTTTATATCGGCGATGATCGCACAGACGAAGATGCATTTAAGGTATATATAATCTCGTAATTACTGAAagacttaaaattaaatagttaTTGTTCAATGATCTAAGTAAATTTCATTTAACGGATGTTATAGATACtgagagaaagaagacaagGTCTTGGCATTCTTGTATCCAAAATCCCAAAGGAGACTAACGCATTATATTCTCTGCAAGAGCCTGATGAGGTGAACATGTTtatcatttttcattttaaatgattaaGTTCGTATCAAAAGTTCCTTAAATTATCCTGTATATTGTGTATACATGATAGGCTGAGTAatgtatatttttcttaattattttcagGTTATGAATTTCTTGCAGCGTTTAGTGGAATGGAAACAATTGAGATCTGGAGCATGATGATAGAGCTATAAGCCTATAAGTACATAAGACTCTTTTTAATGACATGttaatcaagttttttttccttctatGTATTGTACTCAACGCATCTTTGTAAAGAGAGATCCATTATCAAAGAAAACAGTTAATGGAATCGATCATATATGGTTCTATTCAATTATTTCTACGCGTGTATATTATAAATACTTGACATGTGTCTAGATGTTATCtcgaaatgaaatgaaatgtcATGATATAAGTATTATTTCCCTTATATTTCGAATTAAAATATCTCAGTCAACATTTCggtatttttaatgttttggatATAAGGTAGTTCAAATCAAAGTGAAAACATATCTAGCATATGATACGTTTCAGTTTGGGGTTGAATGTTGTTAATAATCaaacaaatatttcatttatttttaataatctattttgagttatatgttttatattttagtctGTTCTGATCTGAGATTCATATAGGCAGATATAAAAATAGATACATTTGACTCAATAAATCtagtattatttttgtaatttttcttcttcttttatccAGTTCATACAGGATCGTTTCGGATTTGATGGATTGAACAtcaattttagttttagtttcttTTGGCAGTCTTTGTTTCTATTATAACTGAAACACGGGTTTTCTCAAACAAGTGAATCTCTAGATAAGCTAAGTTCATCGCATGGAATCTATTTGCAACGAAGAAGGgatccttttattttatttttcgaaaccataagaaagaaatggaaTATTCTACGACGCAAAACTTGGGTGGGAAGATGGCGTCAGAGAGACTCGACCTATGATCGGATATCTTTTCTGCTAAGCTTAATTAGTTAAAGACTTACTTAGATTGCTAATTGTTTaattaaagataaaataattCCTAATTATACGTAACCAATTACATATCTTTGTATGGAATCTTATGTGACATAATTTGTCTAAGTCTTAGGAATCCCAAGAAAACAGCTCACCAATAAGAGAATCTCTCTGACATAGAGTGACAGTACAACTTTTTATGCTTTAGAGTCAACGTtcaacaatgttttttttgttactgaaagaaaacatatatacataatatccACAATGTGTAATTATCGAATGTGGTTGGTAAGTAAAATCGCAACCTAGAGTAATTATTATAGAGAGAATGAGAGTAAAAGTATTagagtaaatataatataataaagaaaagaaaacaataaaatcaGCGCAACATATATTTACTCTCCACAAATCAAGAGAGAAGAAATAAACCATTTTACTTCTTTCAAACAGTGACTAGCGAAAGATTAGTTTCACCTGATTGGCATATAAAAGTGAAACTGAGAGTAAAAAAATTTTCTCGCCAAAAGATTATCGCTAAAAAGACGTTTCAGTCATACTCATCGCTTCCTATATAGGATAATCTAGTAACTTTGCCGTAATAAATACTCTCattgtgaaaaataaatatattagcaAATTAATATCAAGCctacaatataaattaaaatcacaTCAAGTATTCGGGAAAATGTATTTGATTGAACCATgctcgtttttttctttgtttgtttcatCAATTAGATAACTATGTAATATGAAATACATAAGTTATAGAATTCAACTATATACACATTAGttcttacaatatatatatatatatatatatatatatattactaaaaagcaaatttatactatttatttCCTGAATTATTGTTAGTAAATTTCTGATGTTTTCCCAAAGTTTAGAATCTAGACTAACtagtattaatatttaattgttgTCACAATCCCATGTGGGTCAGTTCAATATTTTGACTCATAGAGAAGATGAAAATAAGACATTTCAATTTTTTCCTCATAACTGAtgtaaacacaaaacaaaaataggtagttatatataatatgctCAAAGGACCAACTTGATGGACTTCTTATATCGTAGGCGTGGACCTAACTAAGTGTTTATGTAGCTATGACTCCTATGAGCTAGCGACaacgaagaaaatattttgttaatgatTAGAAAGTATAACTAGATAACTCATTACGATAATTAGGATTTGATTAGGGTTTTTGGTCTCACGTTATTGGCTGTCTACTTGTTAACAACCCATTAGTGTTACTTCACCCATTTCTCCCGACATGCCtgatgtctcgagttttaacccgattatctaactgcaagtgcacagtaaagtacgcagtagtaatacgggatcgaatccacagggaccgatgatcacacgtagagttgcagacaagttaatagctacagcgaaacaagatatatttttgttggtttttatttaattttctctagtgtcacaaagcataaacaagttgtaaaaagatgatttaaacgatttgaaaaactattttaaaacaaacgttgggcattgggaattctcagggatttctttttaatcaagatacaattaatggaagacacagggatatattaagaaccgtctagaactcaaacacgatattagaattaacctacttccgtagcgctaattctctatgttatagaaatctccacactaacttccgctgagtttcaatttctaaacaagcattaagaacaggttcaatatgttcacaaagcgcaataacatcaacttccgagggttaaggacactttgctcatctaaagtattttcggaagttcaaacaatcactttcggtgcatcaaacaatctaatatcatgaactaagtgatcaattcagttcaagcagtaagaaatccattagatgaagaaccaaaacgtaatcccttagtctacacacgttttatggatcaaaacatcaagaaatcccttatgagaacccctaaacccaactagatgactactcacacataactaagcaagaacaaaacgattttgatgaagaaaacatgataagattgtattaaaacagagtaaaggttcagaagatcttctccaaatggttttgagatgaactcctttacaaatcttcacaaatcacaccaaaacaagtacaaaacactcaaatctctctctagaacttgtaaatctcctccttggtcgccccctggtcttttctgagtctccAAGGTCGAGTTCTTCTctgaattattgaggggagtgggtaaaaaggagtgaaaagctcgtttgtgcgtgtggagcccgtagcgcctgagatcggtcgatccacatggaccggatcggtcgatctagggCATGAAGgcgtgggatcggtcgatccacgttgtccggatcggtcgatctgtggctctgtgcgatcaatacttctcgttcggtccatcttgcttctgaataaatcccgaatgcgttcttttctttcaagctatctagtaacctgcatattacacttaagaacaccaaaacgcatcaaatagaccaaaacattaattaaaaccgaccatttatttgctccaaaacgagtttaaaaccgttaaaaacacggaatatcaactcccccagacttgaatctttgcttgtcctcaagtaaagaggattaaaatttgggagctcactaaccctcagtaaaccttaccttgtgatttcgctaaccacttaaatcagagactgtcaaggcattcattccaaatccccaccaagaccgcgcaaacctttccatatttcagacctgcaagtctcagtttcaagtaatcaactctttacattcattaaaaagtgcgtgacctttccaccaaagatatctccatcaggtttaacgggctcggtgtttgggaggctgttttagtgtttaattaggtgaggctcaagtgtttgtgggtatcagcgatataaaaaaaaaaaaatgcaaaacattatgcaaaatcgctggagagaccgagtatattgataaccatgttttcgaactgctcaagtctcaaatgatcaaaacccaacaaatctcaaactctaacccCAAATTTAAACAAGGCATCATCTCtggtacacaaaataaaaataaaatgtctaaatcaaatctactgaatgagatataaacatgaactctttttttttttttttttttttttttttttttttttatttttattttttttatttttttttttttttttttttttttttttttttttttgaagaaaaacttatacaaaccgaaatcgaatatatacactgcgatgcaatcacacacttacaacacccaatttttctatttacacctctagacacacaggtccgtgtctaaccacctaaatgttccgatcctacctaagcagtcggatgaaccatgtctaccctaatctctccattgtttttgcacatgtatgcacatatgatcattgtgtaagaatgcatggagatgaaataaaagggtaaggtgtaggtgaggtaccaaactattgatgagtctggccattcaggattattaaagagtggtaaaatgtggtaaagataatcctgaatgtgtatatggtgtaccgtttcctgatgttgattcctggtcaaaagaaattaaattcattaatggtcaaaaatatttgagtcgattacaattcaccgagacttgataaaagatttaaagAGAGGTTGCTTGGtcaagtggttcctcggtttgtctgcgctaacagtcctgaaaaatggtcaatatgaaatgtaatgcacaacacacaaggaaatagtctaataatcatcacagggtctgagaaaatacgtagagagtttttttttttttttttttttttttttttaaaaaacaatcaaatccgataaactaagaaaataagagaaataaaagcaatatggtacataagtagcatcctcccccagacttacttcacaccgtctcgGTGTGAAAATAATTCCAAGAGAGATTACCGATCAGGCGTTGCGGTCAGTGCGCCTCTTGGAGCGCCTCTCCAAGGCTCCATCATCGTCAGAGTCCTCCGCTGCCTCAGGTCCAGCAGCGGTGTCGTGAGCGccttagatcgaccgatccatacgtgtcggatcgaccgatctcttaCATGGATCGCCCGTTCTGTTTCTttaggatcgatcgatctctgcctgatcgtgatacatgcctgaaaatcatctaaaaacacaaccaaaaatcaattcacacaagaaaatataatcacaaaagagaaagaaaatcaaaccatgtgggttgcctcccactcagcgcttgtttaaagtcgcgagcctgactattttgttgtccttaggcgagatcgggttccgataaaggaatgttggttccttcttcgggttttgcatctgtgaagtaaggttttagcctctgcccattgacggtgaatttcctcccattgtcttccaagacaacagctccataaggtctaacctctgtgatggtgaaaggtccggaccaacgagacttaagctttccaggaaatagcttgagtctagagttgaacagaaggactttgtctccagcagcgaagtctctcgggattatctttctgtcatgccatgccttagttctttccttgtagattttggtgttctcataggcgttcaaccgaatctcgtccagctcgttcaactgaaccatcctcctttctgctgcggttttaatgtcgaagttcatcaacttcgttgcccaaaaaccactgtactccaattccacaggtaggtgacaagactttccatagaccagattaaaaggagtggtgcccaagggagtcttgtaggcggttctatacgcccataaggcgtcatcaagcttcacagcccagtctttccttgttttgcctacagccttctccaaaattcccttga includes:
- the LOC106409500 gene encoding probable trehalose-phosphate phosphatase H, with amino-acid sequence MVRFIEENTKPEKIETGDKSKTDATLTVKTKVLQDLIINNGGGLINSWVDSMRACSPTHLKSSMKQSSWLTEHPSALDMFDEILNVSEGKKIVMFLDYDGTLSPIVDDPDRAFMSKEMRRTVRKLAKCFPTAIVSGRCREKVYNFVKLTELYYAGSHGMDIKGPEQGSKYKDDKSLLCQPATEFLPMIDEVYQKLVDKTNFTPGANIENNKFCVSVHFRRVDEKNWSDLANQVRSVMKDYPELRLTQGRKVLEIRPIIKWDKGKAVEFLLESLGYANCTDVFPLYIGDDRTDEDAFKILRERRQGLGILVSKIPKETNALYSLQEPDEVMNFLQRLVEWKQLRSGA